Proteins found in one Clostridium kluyveri DSM 555 genomic segment:
- a CDS encoding MetQ/NlpA family ABC transporter substrate-binding protein, whose protein sequence is MKRVLTVILSLIFVLALVGCGTQKSEGSTSKSEDKTTIKIGASPQPHKEILEKVKPILKKAGYDLEIVEFTDYVTPNKALQSGEIDANFFQHIPYLEEFNKKNNTDLVYVAKVHIEPMGFYSSKIKSLSELKDGAQIAIPNDATNGARALKLLAKEGLIKVKDGDTISKLDITENKKNLNIQEVDAPQLPRILADVDGAVINTNYALEANLNPTKDAIAIESKDSPYANIIAVKKEDKDKPYIKALAKAVNDEQIRKFINENYKGSIVPAF, encoded by the coding sequence ATGAAAAGGGTACTAACAGTTATTTTATCATTAATATTTGTTCTTGCATTAGTTGGATGTGGAACACAGAAAAGTGAAGGAAGTACAAGTAAAAGTGAGGATAAAACTACTATAAAGATAGGGGCATCTCCACAACCTCACAAGGAAATACTTGAAAAAGTTAAGCCTATACTGAAAAAAGCAGGATATGATCTTGAAATAGTTGAGTTTACAGATTATGTAACTCCAAATAAGGCATTACAGTCAGGGGAAATAGATGCAAACTTCTTTCAGCACATACCATATTTAGAAGAGTTTAATAAAAAGAACAATACAGACTTAGTTTACGTTGCTAAAGTTCATATTGAACCAATGGGATTTTACTCAAGTAAAATTAAAAGTTTAAGTGAGTTGAAAGATGGAGCGCAAATTGCCATACCAAATGATGCTACAAATGGAGCTAGGGCTTTAAAATTATTGGCTAAAGAAGGACTTATAAAAGTAAAAGATGGGGATACAATATCAAAACTGGATATAACTGAAAATAAAAAGAATTTAAATATACAGGAGGTTGATGCACCACAGCTTCCAAGGATACTAGCAGATGTGGATGGGGCAGTTATAAATACAAATTATGCATTGGAGGCAAATTTAAATCCAACTAAAGATGCCATTGCCATAGAGTCAAAAGATTCACCTTATGCCAATATAATCGCAGTTAAGAAGGAAGATAAGGATAAACCTTATATAAAAGCATT